The Halomicronema hongdechloris C2206 genome includes a window with the following:
- the glyQ gene encoding glycine--tRNA ligase subunit alpha — MNFQSVIATLHEFWAQQGCLIVQPYDTEKGAGTKSPHTFLRALGPEPWSVAYVEPCRRPADGRYGENPNRYQHYYQYQVLIKPSPSTIQETYIESLRALGIRPEDHDVRFVEDNWEDAAVGAWGVGWEVWLDGMEITQFTYFQQCGGLDCHPVSIELTYGLERLTMYLQEVDAIASIRWNDTITYGDIFTQSEIEHSSYNFDASSAELLFTLFDLYQKEAKQLMERKLVIPSYEYVLKCSHTFNLLDARGVISVTERTRYIRQVRGLARRVAQLYLEQREALGFPLLSPSSVAAA, encoded by the coding sequence ATGAATTTTCAGTCAGTAATTGCAACACTGCATGAATTTTGGGCCCAGCAGGGGTGCTTGATTGTGCAACCCTATGACACGGAAAAGGGGGCAGGTACGAAGAGTCCCCATACGTTTTTGCGAGCTTTAGGCCCTGAGCCCTGGTCCGTTGCCTACGTAGAACCCTGTCGGCGACCAGCGGATGGTCGTTACGGAGAGAACCCGAATCGGTATCAGCATTATTACCAGTACCAGGTGTTGATCAAGCCATCACCCAGTACGATTCAGGAGACTTATATAGAATCCCTACGGGCGTTAGGCATCAGACCGGAGGACCACGATGTTCGGTTCGTAGAAGATAACTGGGAAGATGCGGCAGTTGGGGCCTGGGGCGTGGGTTGGGAAGTCTGGTTAGATGGGATGGAAATCACCCAGTTCACTTACTTCCAACAGTGTGGCGGTCTCGATTGCCATCCAGTATCCATTGAGCTGACCTATGGCCTAGAGCGACTGACGATGTATTTGCAGGAGGTAGATGCGATCGCATCTATCCGCTGGAACGATACCATTACCTATGGCGATATCTTTACACAAAGTGAGATTGAGCACTCCAGCTATAACTTCGATGCCTCCAGTGCAGAATTGTTGTTTACTTTATTCGATCTTTACCAGAAGGAAGCAAAACAGCTGATGGAGCGAAAGCTAGTGATCCCCAGCTATGAGTATGTGTTGAAGTGCTCTCACACCTTTAACCTGCTAGATGCCCGAGGAGTGATTTCGGTGACAGAACGGACTCGGTACATTCGCCAGGTGCGAGGGCTGGCACGACGGGTAGCACAGTTGTATTTAGAACAACGGGAAGCGTTAGGATTTCCGCTGCTCAGTCCATCAAGCGTAGCGGCCGCCTAG
- a CDS encoding ComEC/Rec2 family competence protein produces MGIGAAASIVVCLAYIVGLWLTDQIGTVPGTWLGIGSLATFLAGLGPRIWLGGPTRRVWIIAGLVMVLASGYYQWRLPVAVDDDVSAWLGHQDSRQGTVVRGQVEASPGQTRSGKTQFWLAARSVWGQDATGQLSHTGRAARGCLYVTIQDPAATEMYSGQVVTVAGRLYRPQPPLNPNGFNFEGYLTDHGCFAGLSASDIEFDATATKPLWRLWRLRERIITAQATALTEQTGALVSAMALGRRAVDLPYPLQDSFIRVGMAHTLAASGFHVSLVLGVVLALMKSRPRALQAGVGGATLVGYALLTGGQASVWRAVLMGGGALLGLISGRRVQSLGCLLVAATGLLLYKPIWIHDVGFQLSVLATLGLIVTARPLANWLDWLPSRIAGLLAVPLAAFLWTIPLQFHYFHVLSTYAIVLNAVATPLVTIISLGGIGSGFVAALWPGLGGAIASLLQLPAAGLIALVDWVNQLPASSIAVGHISLAQMLGLYGLLGLAQSRRRQQRLWLIGLLAVGLVALPLAYQRTIQLQATVLAAGDQPVLVLQNRQQTLLINGGSNSTSRYTVLPFLRQAGINRVDDAIALAPPEDYAEGWHLIADALHVDTLYGEHDWQEGSLQSIALPIGHQTVVGPLAVQRLGTDNTIVRFSLEDHAWLMVWDLAPQLQQHLAQAGSVLRSQVLWWDGTPLAEDLLEAIHPQVAIASSPRLTAAVHEQLQSRGIDVFCTGSDGAVLWTPRQGFWGYNQTSHHRSGMWE; encoded by the coding sequence ATGGGCATAGGAGCAGCTGCTAGTATTGTCGTTTGTTTGGCCTACATCGTAGGGTTGTGGCTGACAGATCAGATCGGAACAGTTCCTGGGACATGGCTAGGAATCGGCAGCCTGGCTACCTTTCTAGCCGGTCTAGGCCCTCGGATCTGGCTAGGGGGACCAACCCGCCGTGTCTGGATCATTGCTGGCTTGGTGATGGTGTTGGCATCGGGGTATTACCAATGGCGACTGCCAGTGGCGGTCGACGATGATGTCAGCGCCTGGCTTGGCCACCAGGATAGCCGCCAAGGGACCGTGGTGCGGGGGCAGGTGGAGGCCTCCCCTGGCCAAACCCGCAGTGGTAAGACTCAGTTCTGGCTGGCAGCCCGGTCAGTCTGGGGTCAAGACGCCACAGGGCAGTTGAGTCATACAGGCCGGGCAGCTAGAGGTTGCCTCTATGTGACCATTCAGGATCCAGCTGCCACAGAGATGTACTCGGGCCAGGTGGTGACGGTGGCTGGACGGCTCTATCGACCTCAACCGCCGCTGAATCCCAATGGGTTTAATTTTGAGGGCTATCTAACTGATCATGGCTGTTTCGCAGGGTTATCGGCCAGTGATATCGAGTTTGACGCTACCGCTACGAAACCCCTGTGGCGCCTATGGCGATTACGAGAGCGCATCATCACGGCTCAGGCAACGGCCTTGACGGAGCAGACGGGGGCCTTGGTGAGTGCCATGGCCTTGGGGCGACGGGCTGTTGATTTGCCTTACCCTCTGCAGGATAGCTTTATCCGGGTCGGTATGGCCCACACCCTAGCGGCGTCAGGCTTTCATGTGTCGTTGGTGTTGGGGGTGGTGTTGGCCCTGATGAAGTCCCGACCTCGTGCTCTCCAGGCGGGGGTAGGTGGAGCCACCCTGGTGGGCTATGCCTTGCTCACGGGTGGGCAGGCTAGCGTATGGCGAGCCGTACTCATGGGCGGGGGAGCCCTACTGGGTCTGATCAGTGGACGGCGGGTGCAGTCTCTGGGCTGCTTGCTGGTGGCGGCCACTGGATTGCTGTTGTACAAGCCCATCTGGATCCACGATGTGGGCTTTCAGCTGAGTGTGCTGGCCACCTTGGGGTTAATTGTCACGGCCCGGCCGCTGGCGAATTGGTTAGACTGGCTGCCCAGCCGCATCGCTGGGCTCTTGGCGGTGCCCCTGGCCGCTTTTCTATGGACGATTCCATTGCAATTCCATTATTTTCATGTGCTGTCTACCTACGCTATTGTCTTGAATGCGGTAGCGACGCCCCTGGTCACGATCATCAGTCTGGGGGGCATCGGCAGTGGCTTTGTGGCAGCCCTATGGCCAGGGTTGGGAGGTGCGATCGCATCGCTATTGCAATTACCAGCAGCTGGGTTGATTGCCTTAGTGGACTGGGTCAATCAACTGCCAGCCAGTTCCATTGCCGTCGGTCATATTTCCCTGGCCCAGATGCTGGGACTCTACGGATTACTGGGGTTAGCCCAAAGCCGTCGCCGCCAGCAACGGCTCTGGCTGATTGGCCTCTTGGCAGTCGGCTTGGTGGCGTTGCCCCTGGCCTATCAGCGCACTATTCAACTACAGGCTACGGTGCTGGCAGCAGGTGATCAACCGGTACTGGTGCTGCAAAATCGCCAGCAAACCCTTTTGATCAACGGCGGCAGCAACAGTACCAGCCGCTATACGGTGCTGCCTTTTTTGCGTCAGGCTGGCATCAATCGAGTGGACGATGCGATCGCATTAGCTCCACCTGAAGATTATGCGGAGGGCTGGCATCTGATTGCCGATGCCCTCCACGTAGACACCCTCTACGGCGAACACGACTGGCAGGAAGGCTCCCTGCAGTCCATCGCCTTACCCATTGGCCACCAGACCGTCGTTGGGCCTCTAGCCGTACAGCGATTGGGCACCGACAATACTATCGTTCGCTTTAGCCTCGAGGACCATGCCTGGCTAATGGTTTGGGATCTCGCCCCCCAGCTGCAGCAACATCTAGCCCAGGCAGGATCAGTCTTGCGCAGCCAAGTCCTGTGGTGGGATGGTACGCCGCTGGCCGAAGACCTGTTAGAGGCAATTCACCCCCAGGTAGCCATTGCCTCCAGCCCTAGACTCACCGCAGCCGTACACGAACAGCTGCAAAGTCGTGGCATCGACGTATTTTGCACTGGCAGCGATGGCGCCGTATTATGGACACCCCGTCAGGGCTTCTGGGGATATAACCAAACATCCCATCATCGCTCAGGCATGTGGGAGTAA
- a CDS encoding DEAD/DEAH box helicase translates to MLDLDRLFPFPLDDFQRQAIDALEANRSVVVCAPTGSGKTLIGEYAIHRALAHGKRVFYTTPLKALSNQKLRDFRQQFGYDTVGLLTGDISINREAPVVVMTTEIFRNMLYGTRIGEVGTSLQGVEAVVLDECHYMNDRQRGTVWEEAIIYCPFHIQLVALSATVDNSGQLTDWLQRVHGPTELIFSDFRPVPLEFLYCYGKGIFPLLDSNQRRLHPKLKARRKPPRGARRSRRRDSIQPSYVVKQLQQRDMLPAIYFIFSRKGCDRAVTEIGSLSLVNEAEAVALKGRIDDFLAWNPEAARSGQVEPLYRGIAAHHAGILPLWKGLVEELFQAGLIKVVFATETLAAGINMPARTTVISSLSKRTDNGHRLLNPSEFLQMAGRAGRRGMDQRGYVVAAETPFEGAKEAAFLATAGADPLVSQFTPSYGMVLNLLQTHTLQEAKELIERSFGQYLATLHLSPQRQAIERLEAEIAHHDAQLATIDADTLNDYAKLKGRLKEERRLLKILQQQATETLTANLAEALQFAMAGSILSLKGRHVPVAEPLPATLVMKLSGPGQFPYLVCLSHDNTWYVLTVSDVVGLHPELPRLEAVDTLAPPAELPPKPGQRRQGNQVSAAIARQIPTPPPLEDLAPEVKTQQERTQAVEAALQAHPAHVYNPNALLKRQKQRQRLDAERCDRIEKLSQYSGRYWQEFVNLLEVLQHFGCLDGTRPTTLGEMAAAIRGDNELWLGLALASGEFERLSPAELATACAALVTENSRPDSWTRYAPSAAVESALEGLRSVRRELFQQQRRHQVVMPVWMEFELIGLVEQWANQLEWSELCANTSLDEGDIVRVLRRTLDFLAQIPHVPYLSDDLRDAARDAIATMDRYPINESEG, encoded by the coding sequence GTGCTTGACCTCGATCGACTATTCCCCTTTCCTTTAGATGACTTTCAGCGCCAAGCCATTGACGCCCTAGAGGCTAATCGCTCCGTCGTGGTCTGCGCCCCCACCGGTTCCGGCAAGACCCTAATCGGCGAATATGCCATTCATCGGGCTCTGGCCCATGGCAAGCGCGTCTTTTATACCACCCCGTTGAAAGCCCTCTCCAATCAAAAATTACGAGACTTCCGCCAGCAGTTTGGTTATGACACGGTGGGATTACTCACTGGCGATATCTCCATCAACCGAGAGGCTCCAGTGGTGGTGATGACCACCGAGATCTTTCGCAACATGCTCTATGGCACCCGCATCGGTGAAGTGGGCACCTCGCTGCAAGGGGTGGAGGCGGTGGTGCTAGATGAATGCCACTACATGAACGATCGGCAGCGGGGTACCGTCTGGGAAGAGGCCATTATTTATTGCCCGTTCCATATCCAGTTGGTGGCCCTGTCGGCCACAGTAGATAATAGTGGTCAACTGACTGATTGGCTGCAGCGGGTGCATGGGCCAACGGAGTTAATCTTTTCTGATTTTCGCCCGGTCCCTTTAGAGTTTCTCTACTGTTACGGCAAGGGTATTTTTCCCCTGCTGGACTCTAACCAACGGCGTCTGCATCCCAAGCTCAAGGCACGACGCAAGCCACCACGGGGAGCTCGTCGCTCCCGCCGTCGGGATAGCATTCAGCCCAGCTATGTGGTGAAGCAACTACAGCAGCGAGACATGCTGCCAGCCATTTATTTCATCTTCAGCCGCAAGGGCTGCGATCGGGCCGTGACCGAGATAGGAAGCCTATCGCTGGTGAATGAGGCGGAAGCCGTTGCCCTTAAAGGTCGCATCGATGACTTCTTGGCCTGGAACCCAGAGGCGGCTCGCAGCGGCCAAGTTGAGCCTCTCTATCGGGGCATTGCCGCCCACCATGCTGGGATCTTGCCCCTATGGAAGGGATTGGTGGAGGAGTTATTTCAGGCCGGGTTGATCAAGGTGGTGTTTGCCACGGAAACCCTGGCAGCGGGCATCAACATGCCAGCGCGAACCACGGTGATCTCTAGCCTCTCCAAGCGCACCGATAACGGTCATCGGCTGCTCAATCCCTCTGAGTTTTTGCAGATGGCAGGCCGGGCTGGGCGGCGGGGCATGGACCAGCGGGGCTATGTGGTAGCGGCGGAGACGCCCTTTGAAGGAGCCAAGGAAGCGGCGTTTCTAGCTACGGCGGGAGCCGATCCCCTGGTCAGTCAATTTACTCCCAGCTATGGCATGGTGCTTAATCTACTCCAGACCCACACCTTGCAGGAAGCCAAGGAATTGATTGAGCGTAGCTTTGGTCAGTATTTGGCCACACTACATCTAAGCCCGCAGCGGCAGGCGATTGAACGATTAGAGGCTGAGATCGCTCACCATGATGCCCAGTTAGCCACCATCGATGCCGATACCCTGAATGACTACGCCAAGCTCAAGGGGCGTCTCAAGGAAGAACGGCGTCTGCTGAAGATTCTGCAGCAGCAGGCCACAGAGACGCTGACGGCTAACTTAGCTGAGGCCCTGCAGTTTGCCATGGCTGGCAGTATTTTGTCCCTCAAGGGGCGCCATGTGCCTGTGGCTGAGCCTCTGCCTGCCACCCTGGTAATGAAGTTGTCAGGACCGGGGCAGTTTCCCTATCTGGTCTGCCTCAGCCACGACAACACCTGGTACGTGCTGACAGTCAGCGATGTGGTAGGGCTACATCCGGAGCTTCCTCGTCTGGAGGCAGTGGATACACTAGCTCCGCCGGCGGAATTACCGCCGAAGCCGGGCCAACGGCGCCAGGGCAATCAGGTCAGTGCGGCCATTGCCCGCCAGATTCCCACCCCGCCCCCCCTGGAGGATCTGGCGCCGGAGGTGAAAACCCAACAGGAACGTACGCAAGCGGTGGAGGCAGCTTTACAGGCGCACCCCGCCCATGTATACAATCCCAATGCCCTGCTGAAACGCCAGAAACAACGGCAGCGGTTGGACGCGGAACGATGCGATCGCATCGAAAAGTTGAGCCAATACAGCGGTCGCTACTGGCAGGAGTTCGTCAACCTGCTGGAGGTGCTGCAACACTTCGGCTGCCTGGATGGCACCCGACCCACCACCCTAGGGGAAATGGCCGCCGCCATCCGCGGCGACAACGAACTCTGGCTGGGATTAGCCCTGGCCTCCGGTGAGTTTGAGCGCCTATCTCCGGCAGAGCTAGCCACCGCCTGCGCTGCCCTGGTCACCGAAAACTCTCGCCCCGACAGTTGGACTCGATACGCCCCTTCTGCCGCGGTGGAATCGGCTCTGGAAGGGCTGCGGAGTGTGCGTCGGGAGCTATTCCAGCAGCAGCGCCGCCACCAGGTGGTGATGCCAGTCTGGATGGAATTTGAACTCATTGGCTTGGTGGAACAGTGGGCCAACCAACTCGAGTGGAGCGAACTCTGCGCCAATACCAGCCTGGACGAAGGGGATATTGTGCGGGTCCTGCGCCGCACCCTTGACTTTCTCGCCCAGATTCCCCATGTGCCCTACCTGTCTGACGACCTCCGTGATGCTGCCCGCGACGCCATCGCTACCATGGATCGCTATCCCATCAATGAAAGTGAAGGCTAG